CGCCTCGCCTCCGTTGCGCGCGATCGCCACGCCGAGCCCGACGCCGAAGCTCCCGCCCCCGACGATGCCGACGCAGCTCACAGCTTCACCCCGAGCAGGTGGATCTCGCGCGCCGCGGCCTGGTCGTCGTCCGAGGCGATGGCCTCCGCGTAGTCCAGCAGGCGGTTCTGGTAGTAGAGCAGCAAGGTGGGATCCTCCGCGACCACGTTGGGCCCCACGTGCCGCGCGACGACGCGCGTGTGGTAGCCGTCCCAGATGCGCATCGAGCGCTCGAGCAGCGCCTCGGGGGACTTGTTGCGCAGGAACCGGCTGAGGTGCACCGCGCCGTCACGTTCGAGCGCGGCCGCGCGATCGCGGGTCTCACCGATGTCCTTCAAGAGCTCCTGGTGCGGCACCCGGATCTCGCCGCGGAAGCGCATGCGCCCGAAGAGATCCACGCCCGGCGTCTCGCGCACGAGCCGGCGGAAGAGCACGTGCGCGACGAGCTGCGTGGTCATCAGCACCGTCTCGCGCTCGTACTTGTCGAGCAAGGTGTCGCCGAGCTCGCGCGTGTAGGCCGCGTCACGGCTCGGGTCGAGGGTCGGCGCGCCCTTGCGCTTGACGTAGCTGCCCGGGTCGACGGCCTTCTCGCCGGGCGCGATCGAGCGGCCCTCGTCGTCGATGTCGTTGCCGAAGCAGTCGACGGGGCGGCCGAAGCGGATCACGCACGCGCCCTCGGTGTCGGTGAGCTTGCGGAAGAAGCTCACCCAGCGATCGACGCGGCTGAACTCGTCGTCCTCGATGATGTAGCGGCCCTCACCGGTCGCCTTGAGGTGGTCCTCGATGAGCGTCTCCGCCTCGAGCACGAGCGCGTAGTTGATCGTGGCCGGCACGATGTAGACCGGCCGGTCGATCCCGAAGACCTGGTTGCGCGAGAAGGCCTCGACCGCGGTGCCCGCGAGGCCGAGCTTGAGCTTGCGCTCGACCATGCCGGAGCGGCTCCGCGTGCCGCCGGGGAAGAAGAGCGAGTGGTAGCCGCGCTCGATCATCACGCACGAGTACGTCTTGAGCGCGTCCTTGTAGAGGCGAGCTCGGATCCGGCGGTCGACGCGGTAGGCGCCGAGGTTGTGCATGAAGAAGCTGATGATCGGGTTGGTGAAGAGGTTCTTGCCCGCGCCGTAGACCACGGGCGCGAGCCCCGAGCGCATCAGCGCGTAGCCGAACGCGATGGAGTCCAGGTTGCTCCCGTGCGTCGGCACGTAGACGATCGTGCCCTTCTTCTCGAGCCGCTTCAGGAGGTCCGTGTCGCCCTCGATCGTGAGCAGCTCGTCGAGCGCGGGCGCGCCGATCCCCACGCTCGCGAGGTCCTTCGGCAGGGCGCCCGGCTTCATCACGCCGGTCAAGAGCCGCGGCGTGACCCGGCTCGCGAACTTGTAGACGCGCGGGTCGAAGTTGCCCGCGATGTCGCGCGCCATGCGCTCGCTGATCCCGCGGAGGGCGTCCCGCTTCGCGTCGTCGCTCATCTTGGCGACGCGGCGCAGCAGCCCCTTCCAGTAGCCGATGCTGTCCTTGGCCTCGCTGTCCCGCTGCGTCTCGAGGCGCTGCACCTCGTAGAACGCGACCTCGTTCAGCGCGTACTCGAGCGTGCGGCGGTCGGCCGCGTAGCGCTCGCCGAGCCGGCGCACGACCTCGCGCACGATGTCGTCACGCTCGCTGTTGAACCAGAAGATGGCCGGGTCCTCGGGCTCCGGCACGTACGGCTTGAGGCGCGGGAGGCGCAGCGGCTTGGTCAGAAATCGCGGCGCCATCAGACCCCCTCGAAGTAGCGCTTCAGCTCCCAGTCGGTCACCGCGGTGCGGTACTGCCGCATCTCCCAGTCCCGAGTGCGAACGTAGTGGTCGACGAAGTCCTCGCCCAGGATGCCGCGGGCCGTCTCGCTCTCGCGCAAGGCCAGGACGGCGTGCTCGAGCGTCAGCGGCAGCGGCTTCGCCTTGGGGTCGGCGGTCGCGTCCCCCTTCGTCTCGGGCGGCGGCTCGACCGCGTGCTCGATGCCCCAGAGCCCCGCCGCGAGGTTGGTCGCCATCGAGACGTAGGGGTTGAGATCCGCGGCGGTCTGCCGGTACTCGACCCGCGTCCCGAGCCCGCCCGTGATCACGCGCACCGCGCACGTGCGGTTCTCGACGCCCCAGGAGGGCGTGAGCGGCGCCCACACGCCCGGCACGTAGCGCTTGTAGGTGTTGACGAAGGGCGAGTAGAGCGCGGTCAGCTCCGGGGCGAGCTTGGTCACGCCGCCGACGTAGTGGCGGATGAGGTCGCTCATCCCGTGGTCGGCCTTCGGGTCGTGGAAGAGGTTGGTCTCGCCCGTGCTGTCGAAGAGGCTCTGGTGCAGGTGCCCGCTCGAGCCGGGGAGCTTCGCGTTCCACTTCGCCATGAAGGTCACGCTGAGCCCACGCTTGGCGACGAGCTGCTTCATCGTCGACTTGAAGAGCGCGGCGCGGTCCGCGGCCTCGAGCGCGTCCGAGTAGGTCAGCGCCGCCTCCCACACGCCCGGGCCGGTCTCGGTGTGCAGGCCTTCGATCGGGATGTCGAAGGCGCTCATCGTGTCCATCACCTCGTGGATGAGCTCGGAGAGCTGCCCGGCGCGGACCCACGAGTAGCCGAACATGCCGGGCGTGAGCGAGTCGAGCTGGGCGAAGCCCTTGGCCTGGAGCGAGTCGGCGTCCTCGTCGAAGAGCCAGAACTCGAGCTCGCACGACATCATCGGCCGGTACCCGCTCGCCTCGGCGCGCGCGATGATGCGCTTGAGCAGGTTGCGCGGGCACGCGGGGTGGGGCTTCTTGCCGCCGGGGAGCCAGAAGTCGGCGAGGAAGCACGCCGTGTCGGGCTCGTCGGGCAGCACGCGGAAGGTGTCGAGGTCGATCTTCGCGTGCGCGTCCGGGTAGCCCGAGTGCCAGCCGGTCACGGCGGCGTTGTCGTAGAGCTGGTCGACGATGTCCCAGCCGAAGATGACGTCGCAGAAGCCGAAGCCCTTGTCGACGGCCGACCAGAACTTCTCCAGCGAGATGTATTTGCCGCGCAGGACACCGTCGATGTCGACGCCGCCGACCTTCACCTTGCGAATGTCCCGCTTCTCGAAGGCCGCCCGGAGCTCGTTCGGTTCCATGGCCGCCGATTCTGCCAGCGCCGGGCCCCGGAATGAAGCACCATGCTCCAGTGTCCGAGGCCGACCGCCTGAAATGGGACGCCCGCCACGCCGAGGGTGAGCCCGGCCCCGCGCCCGCCTGGCTGGATGAGCTCTCGGACGAGCTCCCCCGGGAGGGCCCCGCGCTCGACGTCGCGGCCGGCCGGGGGCGGCTGACGGGCTGGATGATCGCGCGGGGGCTGCGCGTGACCGCGCTCGACATCTCTCCGGTGGGGCTGGCGCGCTGCGCGGCGCTGGGGGCGACGACCATCGAGCGCGATCTCGCAGAGACGCCGACCCTGCCCGACGGCCCTTTCGCGATGGTGGCCTGCTTTCACTACGAGCAGGCGGCGCTCTGGCCGGAGATGATCGGCGCGCTCGCGCCCGGCGGGGCGCTGGTCTCGGAGATCGCGACGGTCACCAACCTGGAGCGCCACGCGCGCCCGTCGCGGCGTTTCCTCGTGGAACCGAACGCGCTGCTCCGCCGGGCCGGATCGCTGCGCGTGACCTACTACCGCGAGGGCTGGCTCGAGGGCCGCCACGTGGCGCGAATCGTCGCGAAAAAGATCGCCTGAGGCGTCAGTCGCGGCCCCTCTTTTCCGTCCGTCAGGCGAAAGGAAGAGAGGTGTTTTCATGCTGAAGATGGGAGACCGTGGGCCGCGCGTTCGGGTCCTTCAGGAGAAGCTCGTGAAGCTCGGCTACGAGCCGGTGAAGGTCGATGGGATCTTCGGGCAGATCACGCAGTGGGCGGTGCTGAACGTCCAGGCGATGTTCGGCTACACGATCGACGGGCTCGTCGGTCAGGGCACCCAGCGTCTGCTCGACGCGCAGCTCGGCTACGGCTGGTGCGCGAAGAACGAGGACGCGATGCTGCTCGCGCTGAAGGCGCAGGGGCTGATCGGGCGCGACCGGCTCGGCGCCACCTGGGCCTAGCAGCGCGCGGGTCGGGGGGGCGGATCGCGCGCTCCGCCCCCTCGATCTCGCGTCACGCGTTCTGACCCTTCACCGATCCATGGTCTCCGGGTATCGTTCGTCGCCATGGACAAGTACCAACGAGTATTCGAAGCCAACCGACGCTGGGTCGCCGAGAAGAACGAGGAGGCAGGCTTCTTCGAAGCCCTATCGGCGGGGCAGAACCCCGACTTCCTGTACATCGGCTGCTCCGACTCGCGTGTGCCCGCCAACGAGATCATGGGCTGCGCTCCGGGCGAGGTCTTCGTCCATCGGAACGTGGCCAACCTCGTGGTGAACACCGACCTGAACGCGCACTCGGTGATCGAGTATGCGGTCAACCACCTCGAGGTCGACCACATCGTGGTGTGCGGCCACTACGGCTGCGGAGGCGTGCGCGCCGCGATGAAGTCGCAGGACCTGGGCTTGCTCAACGGCTGGCTGCGCGAGGTCCGCGACGTCTACCGGATCCACCGCGAAGAGCTCAACGCGATCGAGGACGAGGAGGCGCGCTACCGCCGCCTGGTCGAGCTCAACGTCCAGGAGCAGTGCATCCGCGTCATGAAGACGGCGAGCGTCCAGAAGCACTACCTGCGGCGCAAGCACCCGACCGTGCACGGCTGGGTCTTCGATCTGAAGGACGGGCTGCTCCACGACCTGGACTTGCCGTTCGACGAGATCCTCGCCGACATCCGCGAGATCTACCGGCTCGACGTCAACGACGCCTGAGCGTTCAGAACGCCAGCGCGAGCTGGTCGTCGCTGATCCGACGGCGGACCGGGCCGGCGACCTGCACTCGCAGGTCGACCGGCTCGTCCTGGTCGGCGACCCGCAGCCTCACCCTGCGGGCGCCGAGCGCCTTCTTCGCCTCGCGCATCGCGATGAGCGGCGTGTTGCACTTCTGTGAGAGGTGCATGAGCACGATCTCGCGCGTGTCGCTCGAGAGCTCCCGCATCAGCGCCGCCGCCTGCGCGTTCGAGAGGTGCCCGACCGAGGACGCGATGCGCCGCTTGAGGAACTCGGGATACGGCCCGAGCGCGAGCAAGCCCGGATCGTGATTCGACTCGAGCAACACGAGCTGACAGCCGTCGAGGTGGCTGGCGAGCCCGGCCGGGACGTGGCCGAGATCCGTCACGATCGCGGCGCGCGCGTGCTTGTATTGGAAGACGAGCGCCACCTGCGGCGCGTCGTGCGGGACCGGCATCGGGTCGACCCGGATGGGGCCCACGTCGAAGGGCGCGTTCCGCCCGAACACCCGGGTGCGGAGCCCGGGCAGCGACAGGCGCCGCTTGGTCGCCTCGCTGAGGTAGACCGTCGCGTCGAAGGCCTTGGCGCAGGGCACCACCTTGCCCACGTGATCGCCGTGGGGGTGGGTGAGCACGATCGCGTCGAGATCGAGCACGCGGCCGAAGGCGCGCCGCATGCGATCGGCGAGGACCCGCGGGCCGATGCCCGCGTCGACGAGCACTCGGCGGCCGCCCGCCTGGATCAGCGTCGCGTTGCCGCCGCTGCCGCTCGCGAGGATGGTGACGCGCACGGGCCGAGCATGCCGCAGGCCCCGGCGAGAGACCAGGCCCGAGAGAACGAGGTGTCACGCCTGATCGTGCCGCGCTTCGGCCCGCTTCGACGACGGCGCGCCGCTGGCGGGTCCGATCCCCTCCGATCGCATCCACTTCGCGAAAGAGGTCATGATCCGCCCCACCTCGAGGTTGTTCGCGGTGATGTCCTCCGGGTAGCTCCACGCGAGCAGGAAGTCGTTGCTCGGCGCGTCCATCCAGTAGCGGTCGAAGCTCCCGTGCTCGTCGAGGTCGCCGATGACGAACTTCGACTTGTGCTCGGTCTCGTGGAGGAAGCCGTTGCCGCCGTAGAGGGTGCCGTCGAAATCCACGGTGACCTCACCGTTGAGGCGGACGGGCATCGGGGCGCTCTCGAGGTTGATCATCGAGAGCGCCTCGCCCTCGGCCCAGCGCTGGCGCAGCCGCTGGCCGATCTCGTGGAGCCCTCGCGCGAAGGCGCGCTTCTTCTCCTCGTCCCAGAGGACGCCGAGCGCGAAGTTGATCTGGACGCGCTCGAACCCCAGCGACGCGATGTGGAAGAAGTTCTCCGGCATCTGCTCCACCCCCGCGGGGTGCACGACCATGATGACGTCGTAGGGGAGGCCCGAGGCGAGGATGGCCTGCCGCCGCGTGGCGATGCCCTCGGCGTAGCTGTCGCGGCCCTTGATGAGCGAGGGCCGGAAGCGCCGCTGGGTGGCCGGGTCGCCGTCGAGGGAGAGCTCGAGCTTGACCGGGTAGCCCGAGAGCCAGCCGAGCGTCTCCTCGTCGAGTGACCAGCCGTTGGAGGACAGGACGAAGCGGAGGTCCTTTCCGAGGCGCCGCGCCTGCTCGACGCCGTAGTCCATCCCGTGTCGGATCAGCTCCCGCTCCATCAGCGGCTCGCCGCCGAAGAACTGGAGCATCAGGCGCTCTCGCCGGCTCGAAAGGAGCAGATCGATGGAGCGCTCGAGCGTGCGCAGGTCCATCACGCGGCCGTCCTGCTTGGGGATGTAGCAGTAGCGGCAACGCAGCTCGCACTGCCAAGTCGGGATGACCACGAGGCGGGGCACTTCGCTGTGCTCGTAGCGGCGGAAGGTGGGCAGCCACTCGCGTCGATCGCCGAGCACCGCCGTCGCGGCCGCGAGCGCGGTGGCGTCGCCCGCGCCCGCCTTCGCCCCGTCGGCGGAGCGCCGCGCCTGCTGCTCCCGGAGCTCGCGCAGCATCTCGAAGGCGAGCTGCCGCGGCGCGTCGTCGAGGCGACGGAGCAGGCGCTCGCCCTGCCGCCGCTCTTCGCCGGGCGGGAGCAAGGCGAGGCGCTCGCCGTAGAGCGCGCGCAGGCGCACCAGGCTCTCGGTGTAGAGGCGCGCGTCGGTGAGGAACTCCTCGTCGACCGCCCGCGCCACCCAGGGGTCGGAGGGGATGTCGTGCTCGACGAACGGGTAGTCGAGCTCGGGGTAGCCCGGGACGCTGCGGTGGTCGCGCAGCCGCATCGTGTCCTGCTGACCTTTGCGGACCTTGTTCTTGTGGCTGGCCGACGGGAAGTACGAGACGAGGTGCGGCACCACCGGGAAGCGGAGATGGAAGTACTTGGGGTGGCGGAGCTTGAGGCGGCAGAGCTCCTCGACGCTGTCGATCAGGTCCTCGGCCGTCGTCTCCGCGTTGGAGACGATGAAGTAGGCGTCCATGTGGATGCGCCGCTGGCTGAGCGCGCCGACGATGGCGCGGATGTGACTGACCCGGTAGCCCTTGGCGAGACGGAGCAGCTCGCGATCGGAGAAGGTCTCGACCCCGATCTGGAGGTAGCTGCTCCACCCGCGCGAGCGGTGATCGGCCACGAAGTCGCGCAGCGGGATCGGCCGGCCGTGATCGGCGAAGAGGCTCGGCGTCAGGACCTCCGAGAGCTCGGGGTCGAGCTCGGGGAGCAGCGCGCGGCCGTCGCGACGGCAGAGATCGGCGACGGAGGCCTGCACCGAGCTGAGCCGGAAGCGGCTCTCGGGCAGCGCGCGGAAGAAGTCGATCGCGCGCTGCTTGTCGCAGACGAAGTCGTCGTCGCTGATGTGGACGCGGTACGCGTTGTCCGGGACGTCGTCTCCGAAGAGCTCGGCGAAACGCGCCTCGTACCGGCCGAGCAGCGCGAAGATGCCCTCGGCGCTGCGCGCCTGGTAGCGATGACGGCCGATGATCGTGCAGAAGCTGCAGTGATGCAGGCAGCCGCGCGAGGTGGAGATCTCGATGCCCCCCTCGATGTGACGCGGCTCGAGGTGGGAGAGATCGAGCTCGACCCCGTCGAGATCCTCGACCTCGACCACCTTGGCGGGGTTGCCGGAGACGAGCTGCGCGCCCGCGCGATCGATGGCCAGGATCCCGTCGAGCGACATCAGGGCCTCGACCTGGGCCTCCGTGAACGGGACGTCGACGTCGCTCGTCCCCACGATCCGCGCCAGCGCGGGGACGAAGTACTCCCCCGCGCCTCGGCACACGAAGCTGACGCCAGGCAGGTGGGCGGCGACGTGCTCGGGCGTCCGGCTGGGCATCACGCCGCCGACGG
The Sandaracinaceae bacterium genome window above contains:
- a CDS encoding 1-acyl-sn-glycerol-3-phosphate acyltransferase — encoded protein: MAPRFLTKPLRLPRLKPYVPEPEDPAIFWFNSERDDIVREVVRRLGERYAADRRTLEYALNEVAFYEVQRLETQRDSEAKDSIGYWKGLLRRVAKMSDDAKRDALRGISERMARDIAGNFDPRVYKFASRVTPRLLTGVMKPGALPKDLASVGIGAPALDELLTIEGDTDLLKRLEKKGTIVYVPTHGSNLDSIAFGYALMRSGLAPVVYGAGKNLFTNPIISFFMHNLGAYRVDRRIRARLYKDALKTYSCVMIERGYHSLFFPGGTRSRSGMVERKLKLGLAGTAVEAFSRNQVFGIDRPVYIVPATINYALVLEAETLIEDHLKATGEGRYIIEDDEFSRVDRWVSFFRKLTDTEGACVIRFGRPVDCFGNDIDDEGRSIAPGEKAVDPGSYVKRKGAPTLDPSRDAAYTRELGDTLLDKYERETVLMTTQLVAHVLFRRLVRETPGVDLFGRMRFRGEIRVPHQELLKDIGETRDRAAALERDGAVHLSRFLRNKSPEALLERSMRIWDGYHTRVVARHVGPNVVAEDPTLLLYYQNRLLDYAEAIASDDDQAAAREIHLLGVKL
- a CDS encoding glutamine synthetase family protein, with translation MEPNELRAAFEKRDIRKVKVGGVDIDGVLRGKYISLEKFWSAVDKGFGFCDVIFGWDIVDQLYDNAAVTGWHSGYPDAHAKIDLDTFRVLPDEPDTACFLADFWLPGGKKPHPACPRNLLKRIIARAEASGYRPMMSCELEFWLFDEDADSLQAKGFAQLDSLTPGMFGYSWVRAGQLSELIHEVMDTMSAFDIPIEGLHTETGPGVWEAALTYSDALEAADRAALFKSTMKQLVAKRGLSVTFMAKWNAKLPGSSGHLHQSLFDSTGETNLFHDPKADHGMSDLIRHYVGGVTKLAPELTALYSPFVNTYKRYVPGVWAPLTPSWGVENRTCAVRVITGGLGTRVEYRQTAADLNPYVSMATNLAAGLWGIEHAVEPPPETKGDATADPKAKPLPLTLEHAVLALRESETARGILGEDFVDHYVRTRDWEMRQYRTAVTDWELKRYFEGV
- a CDS encoding class I SAM-dependent methyltransferase, with protein sequence MSEADRLKWDARHAEGEPGPAPAWLDELSDELPREGPALDVAAGRGRLTGWMIARGLRVTALDISPVGLARCAALGATTIERDLAETPTLPDGPFAMVACFHYEQAALWPEMIGALAPGGALVSEIATVTNLERHARPSRRFLVEPNALLRRAGSLRVTYYREGWLEGRHVARIVAKKIA
- a CDS encoding peptidoglycan-binding domain-containing protein; its protein translation is MLKMGDRGPRVRVLQEKLVKLGYEPVKVDGIFGQITQWAVLNVQAMFGYTIDGLVGQGTQRLLDAQLGYGWCAKNEDAMLLALKAQGLIGRDRLGATWA
- a CDS encoding carbonic anhydrase, whose amino-acid sequence is MDKYQRVFEANRRWVAEKNEEAGFFEALSAGQNPDFLYIGCSDSRVPANEIMGCAPGEVFVHRNVANLVVNTDLNAHSVIEYAVNHLEVDHIVVCGHYGCGGVRAAMKSQDLGLLNGWLREVRDVYRIHREELNAIEDEEARYRRLVELNVQEQCIRVMKTASVQKHYLRRKHPTVHGWVFDLKDGLLHDLDLPFDEILADIREIYRLDVNDA
- a CDS encoding MBL fold metallo-hydrolase produces the protein MRVTILASGSGGNATLIQAGGRRVLVDAGIGPRVLADRMRRAFGRVLDLDAIVLTHPHGDHVGKVVPCAKAFDATVYLSEATKRRLSLPGLRTRVFGRNAPFDVGPIRVDPMPVPHDAPQVALVFQYKHARAAIVTDLGHVPAGLASHLDGCQLVLLESNHDPGLLALGPYPEFLKRRIASSVGHLSNAQAAALMRELSSDTREIVLMHLSQKCNTPLIAMREAKKALGARRVRLRVADQDEPVDLRVQVAGPVRRRISDDQLALAF
- a CDS encoding radical SAM protein; translated protein: MAKRLEILRSGASPHWFWLEAPEGAAAGEPALRRRDIAHPARLRVIDESGEGLPVAALLRAAAAAGHALEALGDGSDRALELRLGPAGTVPRMDVAGEAAREVVHLDGVALHEEPSPYPAEALLRDLLSPGRGRRAAVTAPAIEAVPNAALFFESLMNSDMPHNDREISGGVLHMLSPLAGSPTEVVLANVKMSITGRERPILGMDALREVLASREVHLIGITLLEGYFEGVVSLIETLRELGSRAHIAVGGVMPSRTPEHVAAHLPGVSFVCRGAGEYFVPALARIVGTSDVDVPFTEAQVEALMSLDGILAIDRAGAQLVSGNPAKVVEVEDLDGVELDLSHLEPRHIEGGIEISTSRGCLHHCSFCTIIGRHRYQARSAEGIFALLGRYEARFAELFGDDVPDNAYRVHISDDDFVCDKQRAIDFFRALPESRFRLSSVQASVADLCRRDGRALLPELDPELSEVLTPSLFADHGRPIPLRDFVADHRSRGWSSYLQIGVETFSDRELLRLAKGYRVSHIRAIVGALSQRRIHMDAYFIVSNAETTAEDLIDSVEELCRLKLRHPKYFHLRFPVVPHLVSYFPSASHKNKVRKGQQDTMRLRDHRSVPGYPELDYPFVEHDIPSDPWVARAVDEEFLTDARLYTESLVRLRALYGERLALLPPGEERRQGERLLRRLDDAPRQLAFEMLRELREQQARRSADGAKAGAGDATALAAATAVLGDRREWLPTFRRYEHSEVPRLVVIPTWQCELRCRYCYIPKQDGRVMDLRTLERSIDLLLSSRRERLMLQFFGGEPLMERELIRHGMDYGVEQARRLGKDLRFVLSSNGWSLDEETLGWLSGYPVKLELSLDGDPATQRRFRPSLIKGRDSYAEGIATRRQAILASGLPYDVIMVVHPAGVEQMPENFFHIASLGFERVQINFALGVLWDEEKKRAFARGLHEIGQRLRQRWAEGEALSMINLESAPMPVRLNGEVTVDFDGTLYGGNGFLHETEHKSKFVIGDLDEHGSFDRYWMDAPSNDFLLAWSYPEDITANNLEVGRIMTSFAKWMRSEGIGPASGAPSSKRAEARHDQA